One segment of Radiobacillus kanasensis DNA contains the following:
- a CDS encoding sigma-70 family RNA polymerase sigma factor: MEQSIMDGQSKEEIIQYIISNYGEGIKRLIFSYVKNYSVTDDLFQEFLIKTYKSLDSFKNSEKAFKAWLYRIAINKCKDYLKSPLHRFHLLTEQWNVISSKSKTSEELLVEEERKQQVAHSILSLPVKYREILVLRYYRDLSIKEISESLKLNESTVKTRIQRAKEKLRTKLGGKNLELL, encoded by the coding sequence TTGGAGCAATCAATAATGGATGGTCAATCAAAAGAGGAAATTATCCAATATATTATCTCCAATTATGGTGAGGGTATTAAAAGACTAATTTTTTCCTATGTGAAAAATTATTCCGTGACGGATGACTTGTTCCAGGAATTTTTAATTAAAACTTATAAGAGTCTAGACAGCTTTAAGAATAGTGAGAAGGCATTCAAAGCATGGCTTTACAGAATTGCTATTAATAAATGCAAGGATTATTTGAAGTCCCCTTTGCACAGATTTCACCTCTTAACCGAACAATGGAATGTAATCTCGTCGAAATCAAAAACATCAGAGGAGTTATTAGTAGAAGAGGAAAGAAAACAGCAAGTTGCTCATTCCATCCTATCTCTACCGGTAAAATATAGAGAAATATTAGTTTTAAGATACTACAGAGATTTAAGCATTAAAGAAATCAGTGAGTCCTTAAAACTAAATGAATCTACTGTAAAGACACGTATCCAACGGGCAAAGGAGAAATTAAGAACAAAGTTAGGAGGAAAGAACCTTGAGTTACTTTGA
- a CDS encoding anti-sigma factor encodes MAHKEADLLIDYFNNQLDEVEKKRFEKHLEECVECSEELEELRMLTEDLPFDSEPITPPPSMKDRVLTNVFDEEKQTGKQDNEIKPKDEETQPMMKRTPNRGVMSLIAAALVVSLMGNIYALVNQDNTETAEPEVSLDKILGSVQLKASEGIEAEASATMIEKEDGMNVVVQANQLEPLNGDEAYQVWVLEEGKPYRAGTFVPNDNGEGAVSYHVNYEGEHNWDTIAITKEPNPTNKTPKGEIILSSSL; translated from the coding sequence ATGGCTCATAAGGAAGCGGATTTGTTGATCGATTACTTCAATAATCAATTGGATGAGGTAGAAAAGAAGCGATTTGAAAAGCACTTGGAAGAGTGTGTGGAGTGCTCGGAAGAACTGGAAGAATTAAGAATGCTAACAGAAGACTTGCCATTTGACTCTGAACCTATAACCCCACCACCGTCTATGAAGGATAGAGTATTGACGAATGTATTCGACGAGGAAAAGCAAACGGGAAAACAGGATAATGAAATAAAACCTAAGGATGAAGAGACACAGCCTATGATGAAACGAACTCCAAACCGAGGAGTTATGTCACTCATTGCCGCTGCTTTAGTCGTTTCCCTGATGGGGAATATCTATGCTTTGGTAAATCAGGATAATACGGAAACGGCTGAACCGGAAGTTAGTTTAGATAAAATATTAGGTTCCGTGCAGTTAAAGGCTTCAGAAGGTATAGAAGCAGAAGCATCTGCAACGATGATTGAAAAAGAGGATGGAATGAATGTCGTTGTTCAGGCAAATCAGCTTGAACCTTTAAATGGAGACGAAGCCTATCAAGTCTGGGTGCTAGAAGAAGGCAAACCATATCGAGCGGGAACCTTTGTCCCAAATGATAATGGAGAAGGAGCAGTTTCCTATCATGTAAACTATGAAGGGGAGCACAACTGGGACACCATAGCCATAACGAAAGAACCAAACCCGACCAATAAAACCCCCAAAGGGGAAATTATTTTAAGCTCTTCTTTATAG
- a CDS encoding RNA polymerase sigma factor, which yields MSERDVELYHLVQQGDKQALEALYDRYEKLLFSFSYRMTGSSDISEEAIQEVFIKLWTKKGLYKEEKGKFSSWLLTVTRNTCLDLLKKKKETTYTLEERDAIQANDPSTEDIIQWKEEGQNLREAVQELAEDQRKIVELFYFKGLSQRQISEACNIPLGTVKGRVRLALKHLRKYISNTTEGEVE from the coding sequence ATGAGTGAACGGGACGTTGAGTTATATCATCTAGTGCAGCAAGGCGATAAGCAGGCACTAGAAGCATTGTATGACCGTTATGAAAAGCTATTATTTTCTTTTTCTTATCGTATGACTGGAAGCTCGGATATATCTGAAGAAGCCATCCAAGAAGTCTTTATAAAACTCTGGACCAAAAAGGGGCTTTATAAAGAAGAAAAAGGAAAATTCTCTTCCTGGTTATTGACCGTTACGAGAAATACATGTCTAGATTTATTAAAAAAGAAAAAGGAAACAACCTACACCTTAGAAGAACGAGATGCTATTCAAGCGAATGATCCGTCCACGGAAGATATCATACAATGGAAAGAAGAAGGACAGAATTTGAGAGAAGCCGTTCAAGAATTAGCAGAGGATCAAAGAAAGATTGTGGAGCTTTTTTACTTTAAGGGACTCTCGCAAAGGCAGATATCAGAGGCTTGCAATATCCCGCTGGGAACGGTGAAAGGTCGAGTCAGGCTTGCTCTCAAGCATCTAAGGAAATATATATCCAATACCACAGAAGGGGAGGTGGAGTAG